In Salinibacterium sp. ZJ70, one DNA window encodes the following:
- the hpaH gene encoding 2-oxo-hept-4-ene-1,7-dioate hydratase yields the protein MLSEQTIREIADELAAAEEARTMVPLLTARYHGMTVEDSYAVQNEWRRRGVAAGRRLVGRKIGLTSKVMQVATGITEPDYGAIFADMVYENGSVIEHGRFSNVRIEVELAFVLGQDLEGPEVTVFDVMRATEYVVPALEILSSRIEMQGRTIVDTISDNAAMGAMVYGGQPFTPSDVDLRWISALLYRNETIEETGVAAGVLNNPASGVAWLANKLAAHGDTLKAGEIILAGSFTRPMWVHPGDTVLADFGPRGTISCRFV from the coding sequence ATGCTTTCTGAGCAGACGATCCGCGAGATCGCCGACGAACTCGCAGCCGCCGAGGAAGCTCGCACCATGGTGCCGCTGCTCACGGCGCGCTATCACGGCATGACTGTCGAGGACTCCTACGCCGTGCAGAACGAATGGCGCCGACGAGGCGTCGCCGCCGGCCGCCGCCTCGTCGGCCGCAAGATCGGCCTCACGAGCAAGGTCATGCAGGTGGCCACCGGCATCACCGAGCCCGACTACGGCGCGATCTTCGCCGACATGGTCTACGAGAACGGCTCCGTCATCGAGCACGGCCGCTTCTCGAACGTGCGCATCGAGGTCGAGCTCGCGTTCGTGCTCGGCCAGGACCTCGAGGGCCCGGAGGTCACGGTCTTCGATGTCATGCGCGCGACCGAGTACGTCGTCCCCGCGCTCGAGATCCTGTCGAGCCGCATCGAGATGCAGGGCCGCACGATCGTCGACACCATCAGCGACAACGCCGCGATGGGCGCCATGGTCTACGGAGGGCAGCCGTTCACGCCGTCCGACGTCGACCTCCGCTGGATCAGCGCGCTGCTCTACCGCAACGAGACCATCGAGGAGACGGGCGTCGCCGCGGGCGTTCTCAACAATCCGGCATCGGGGGTCGCATGGCTCGCGAACAAGCTCGCCGCCCACGGTGACACGCTGAAGGCGGGCGAGATCATCCTCGCCGGCTCGTTCACACGCCCCATGTGGGTGCACCCGGGTGACACCGTGCTCGCCGACTTCGGACCCCGGGGGACCATCTCATGCCGCTTCGTCTAG
- a CDS encoding ribose-phosphate diphosphokinase: protein MSGIKISGEKRLVVVSGRAHPQLAADIAEELGTELVETEARTFANGEIYARFGESIRGSDVFLIQSHCSPINEWVMEQLIMVDAAKRASAKRITVVAPFYPYARQDKKGRGREPISARLIADLYKAAGADRIMSVDLHAAQIQGFFDGPVDHLFAMPVLLEHFRKSVDPETLTVVSPDMGRVRVADIWSDRLGAPLAIIHKRRDPRVANQVSVHEIVGQVEGRDCLLVDDLIDTGRTIVKAAEALKARGAKSVIVGATHAVFSDPAVEILQSDFIDQVVVTDTLPIEESKRWDRLTVLPIAPLIARAIHEVFDDGSVTSMFDGAA, encoded by the coding sequence TTGTCCGGCATCAAGATCAGCGGTGAGAAGCGTCTCGTAGTGGTATCCGGTCGGGCGCATCCGCAGCTCGCCGCCGACATCGCCGAGGAGCTCGGCACCGAGCTCGTCGAGACGGAAGCCCGCACCTTCGCCAACGGCGAGATCTACGCGCGATTCGGCGAATCCATTCGCGGATCCGACGTCTTCCTCATCCAGTCGCACTGCTCGCCCATCAACGAGTGGGTCATGGAGCAGCTCATCATGGTCGACGCGGCCAAGCGCGCGAGCGCTAAGCGCATCACCGTGGTTGCCCCGTTCTACCCCTACGCCCGCCAGGACAAGAAGGGTCGCGGCCGCGAGCCGATCTCGGCCCGACTCATCGCCGACCTGTACAAGGCCGCGGGCGCTGACCGCATCATGAGCGTCGACCTGCACGCCGCGCAGATCCAGGGCTTCTTCGACGGCCCCGTCGACCACCTCTTCGCGATGCCGGTGCTGCTCGAGCACTTCCGGAAGAGCGTCGACCCCGAGACTCTCACCGTCGTCAGCCCCGACATGGGTCGGGTGCGCGTCGCCGACATCTGGAGCGACCGCCTCGGCGCCCCGCTCGCCATCATCCACAAGCGCCGTGACCCGCGCGTCGCCAACCAGGTGAGCGTGCACGAGATCGTCGGCCAGGTCGAAGGCCGCGACTGCCTCCTCGTCGACGACCTCATCGACACCGGCCGCACCATCGTGAAGGCCGCCGAAGCTCTCAAGGCGCGCGGTGCCAAGAGCGTCATCGTGGGCGCCACGCACGCCGTCTTCTCCGACCCCGCTGTCGAGATCCTGCAGTCCGACTTCATCGACCAGGTCGTCGTCACCGACACCCTGCCGATCGAGGAGTCGAAGCGCTGGGATCGTCTCACCGTGCTTCCCATCGCGCCGCTGATCGCGCGCGCCATCCACGAGGTGTTCGACGACGGATCCGTGACGTCGATGTTCGACGGCGCGGCCTGA
- a CDS encoding siderophore-interacting protein: protein MRPTDLDAGRFARTGGRNRFTARQAHVADVRRLGDDVVRVTVTGPDFADFPEPGPADHVRLFFPREDDGVLVAPRAVGAAEDGIIRPDEPVISRDFTPAGVRRSAAGVELDLDFLLHPDPGPAARWAARAEEGDEIVVVGPRGSKHAPPGADGFVLIVDGTALPSAAQWIRAADERPTTVLVSDPASIAQAHVYFDAVGVTPTRIDQHDGTGADLVIGDGDFVFAAGEANSLIPIRAALRAQALPPAQFAVSGYWRRGVVAFDHHAPLDPAHPDD from the coding sequence ATGCGCCCCACAGATCTCGACGCCGGACGCTTTGCCCGCACAGGCGGACGCAATCGCTTCACCGCGCGTCAGGCTCACGTTGCCGACGTCCGTCGGCTCGGTGACGACGTCGTTCGCGTGACAGTCACCGGGCCCGATTTCGCCGACTTCCCCGAGCCGGGACCTGCCGATCACGTGCGCCTCTTCTTCCCGCGCGAGGATGACGGTGTGCTCGTCGCCCCGCGCGCGGTCGGCGCTGCCGAAGACGGCATCATCCGCCCCGACGAGCCCGTGATCTCGCGCGACTTCACCCCGGCGGGGGTGAGGCGCAGCGCCGCGGGTGTGGAACTCGACCTCGATTTCCTGCTGCACCCCGATCCCGGCCCCGCCGCGCGTTGGGCAGCTCGTGCCGAAGAGGGCGACGAGATCGTCGTCGTCGGGCCTCGCGGATCGAAGCACGCGCCGCCCGGGGCCGACGGGTTCGTCCTCATCGTCGACGGCACAGCCCTTCCGAGCGCCGCCCAGTGGATCCGAGCGGCTGACGAGCGCCCCACCACCGTGCTTGTCAGCGACCCGGCCTCCATTGCACAGGCGCACGTGTATTTCGACGCGGTCGGTGTGACCCCTACCCGCATCGATCAGCACGACGGCACGGGCGCGGATCTGGTCATCGGCGACGGCGATTTCGTCTTCGCCGCCGGAGAGGCGAATTCGCTCATCCCGATCCGCGCGGCCCTGCGCGCGCAGGCGCTGCCGCCTGCGCAGTTCGCGGTGTCCGGCTATTGGAGACGTGGTGTCGTCGCCTTCGACCATCACGCCCCGCTCGACCCCGCCCACCCCGACGACTGA
- the hpaD gene encoding 3,4-dihydroxyphenylacetate 2,3-dioxygenase: MTLPVWNQNPEFDITRASHTVLSVTDLAASRDFYRDVVGLVVTEETSGAVYLRGLEEACHHSLVLEEAKEAHALFVGLRVRTDADIVAAEKFCKDNNLQHRRVERPFQGATLQFRDAVGTHIELTSEMEVVPRKYQAFHEWVAGAPQRIDHYQVVTYDVQKATDFWSHLGMRMSEYTAAGADDELWGAWLEVKGNTHDLVFTNGRGPRLHHFAFAVPDASAIIHAADVAGALGKGQEIDRGPGRHGLSNALFLYLRDPDQHRIELFNSHYQFIDLETPPIRWDVTDPRRAQLWGMPASKRWFFEASEFPEEAVNEPTLSASPQTLEDFLGIH, encoded by the coding sequence ATGACCTTGCCGGTCTGGAACCAGAACCCGGAATTCGACATCACCCGTGCCAGCCACACGGTGCTGTCCGTGACCGACCTCGCCGCGTCGCGTGATTTCTACCGCGATGTCGTGGGTCTCGTGGTCACCGAGGAGACCTCGGGTGCCGTCTACCTGCGCGGTCTCGAAGAGGCCTGCCACCACAGCCTCGTGCTCGAGGAGGCGAAGGAGGCGCACGCGCTCTTCGTCGGGCTGCGTGTGCGCACCGATGCCGACATCGTCGCCGCCGAGAAGTTCTGCAAGGACAACAACCTCCAGCACCGCCGTGTCGAGCGTCCGTTCCAGGGGGCGACGCTGCAGTTCCGCGACGCCGTCGGCACCCACATCGAGCTCACGAGCGAGATGGAGGTCGTGCCGCGCAAGTACCAGGCGTTCCACGAGTGGGTGGCGGGCGCGCCGCAGCGCATCGACCACTACCAGGTCGTCACGTATGACGTGCAGAAGGCAACCGACTTCTGGTCCCACCTCGGCATGCGCATGTCGGAATACACCGCAGCGGGCGCCGACGACGAGCTGTGGGGTGCCTGGCTCGAGGTCAAGGGCAACACCCACGATCTCGTGTTCACAAATGGCCGCGGCCCGCGCCTGCACCACTTCGCATTCGCGGTGCCGGACGCCTCGGCGATCATTCACGCCGCGGACGTCGCGGGCGCCCTCGGCAAGGGCCAGGAGATCGACCGCGGACCTGGTCGCCACGGCCTCAGCAACGCGCTCTTCCTGTACCTGCGCGACCCCGACCAGCACCGCATCGAGCTCTTCAACTCGCACTACCAGTTCATCGACCTCGAGACGCCGCCCATCCGCTGGGACGTCACCGATCCGCGCCGTGCGCAGCTGTGGGGCATGCCCGCGTCGAAGCGGTGGTTCTTCGAGGCGAGTGAGTTCCCGGAGGAGGCTGTCAACGAGCCGACTCTGTCGGCCAGTCCTCAGACGCTCGAGGACTTCCTCGGCATCCACTGA
- a CDS encoding fumarylacetoacetate hydrolase family protein, with protein sequence MTQETTAQAIAQARTIIAVHVAYASRSDELGRRPSAPSYFLKPTSTLAASGSAVERPAGTELLGFEGEIALVIGRSARRVSVADAWEHVRWVTAANDFGLHDLRTADAGSNVRSKGRDGYTPLGPVLIDASALEPDAIRVRTWRNGELVQEDTTAGLLFPFAQIIADLSQHLTLEAGDIILTGTPAGASVALPGDTVEVEVDAPSTPGAPTSGRLVTSVVEGAGDFDPALGSLPAVDDALRVKLWGSRAAAGLLEPVALDPRLKAKLLAAPTAGLSAQLRRRGLDDVTIDGVRPLHPGAKMVGVARTLRFIPARPDLFASHGGGYNAQKRLFDSVGPDEIIVIEARGESGSGTLGDILAIRANAAGAAGIVTDGGVRDVVAVTEVGLPVYTRGPHPAVLGRRHVPWDTDITIACGGCAVQPGDILVGDADGVVVIPPSMAHEIVDAALAQEAEDAWIAERVAEGGRVEELFPMNAAWRARFDAEHSA encoded by the coding sequence ATGACGCAGGAGACGACCGCTCAGGCGATCGCGCAGGCCCGCACGATCATCGCGGTGCACGTGGCCTACGCATCGCGGTCCGACGAGCTCGGCCGTCGTCCGTCGGCGCCGTCGTACTTCCTCAAACCCACGAGCACCCTCGCGGCATCCGGATCCGCCGTCGAGCGTCCCGCGGGCACCGAGCTGCTCGGCTTCGAAGGCGAGATCGCTCTCGTCATCGGCCGCTCAGCGCGACGCGTCTCCGTCGCAGATGCGTGGGAGCACGTGCGCTGGGTCACCGCGGCGAACGACTTCGGGCTCCACGACCTCCGCACCGCAGATGCCGGATCCAATGTCCGCTCGAAGGGCCGCGACGGCTACACGCCGCTCGGCCCGGTTCTGATCGACGCGAGCGCGCTCGAGCCGGACGCCATCCGGGTGCGCACGTGGCGCAACGGCGAACTCGTGCAGGAGGACACCACCGCAGGGCTGCTGTTCCCATTCGCCCAGATCATCGCCGACCTCTCGCAGCACCTCACGCTCGAGGCCGGTGACATCATCCTCACCGGCACCCCCGCGGGCGCCTCCGTGGCGCTCCCGGGTGACACGGTCGAGGTCGAGGTCGACGCGCCCAGCACGCCCGGTGCCCCCACCTCGGGGCGACTTGTCACGAGTGTCGTCGAAGGCGCGGGGGATTTCGATCCCGCTCTCGGATCCCTCCCCGCCGTCGATGACGCGCTGCGCGTCAAGCTCTGGGGATCGCGGGCGGCCGCCGGTCTTCTCGAACCCGTCGCCCTCGACCCCCGCCTCAAAGCCAAGCTGCTCGCAGCACCCACCGCCGGGCTGTCGGCGCAGCTGCGCCGCCGCGGACTCGACGATGTCACGATCGACGGCGTCCGCCCGCTGCATCCGGGCGCCAAGATGGTCGGCGTCGCGCGCACCCTGCGCTTCATCCCCGCCCGCCCCGACCTCTTCGCGAGCCACGGCGGCGGCTACAACGCCCAGAAACGCCTCTTCGACTCCGTCGGACCGGACGAGATCATCGTCATCGAAGCACGCGGCGAATCCGGCTCAGGAACCCTCGGCGACATTCTCGCCATCCGCGCGAACGCCGCAGGTGCCGCGGGCATCGTCACCGACGGCGGCGTGCGCGACGTCGTCGCCGTCACCGAGGTGGGTCTCCCCGTCTACACCCGCGGCCCGCACCCGGCTGTGCTCGGGCGCAGGCACGTGCCGTGGGACACCGACATCACGATCGCCTGCGGGGGCTGCGCCGTGCAACCCGGCGACATCCTCGTGGGCGACGCGGACGGCGTGGTCGTCATCCCGCCGTCGATGGCCCACGAGATCGTCGACGCCGCCCTCGCTCAGGAGGCGGAGGACGCCTGGATCGCCGAGCGCGTCGCCGAAGGCGGCCGCGTCGAGGAGCTGTTCCCCATGAACGCCGCATGGCGGGCGCGCTTCGACGCGGAGCACAGCGCATGA
- a CDS encoding FAD-dependent oxidoreductase, with translation MHDTPRVDVAIAGGGPAGLVLGLLLARAGLRVTVFEKHRDFLRDFRGDTVHPSTLDLLDDLGLFPAFDAIPHTRVTRVGMPGTEASGDAPPLVDFARLRVRHPYIAMVPQWDLLDLLAAAAAAEPGFELRMAHEVTGLVTVGDKAVGIEYRGPNGTDVLLAELVVACDGRHSAIRSAAALPARRFRVPFDAWWFRVETDTRQFEGLLPRIGRGSAVICIPRRGYLQIAYLGPKGTDAELRERGIEALREEVASLLDGIPVGAEELPSMDVVKHLDVRVDRLRRWWAPGLLCIGDAAHAMSPVGGVGINLAVQDAVATARILAEPLRRGSVRTQDLARVQRRRAFPTRATQALQRILHARLIRPVLAGRITAAPRAAVRLMRTFPALAVVPAHIVGLGVRPERAPEWARRARIEP, from the coding sequence ATGCACGACACGCCTCGCGTCGATGTCGCGATCGCCGGGGGCGGTCCTGCGGGTCTCGTCCTGGGGCTGCTGCTGGCTCGCGCCGGGCTGCGTGTCACGGTGTTCGAGAAGCACCGCGACTTCCTGCGCGACTTCCGCGGCGACACCGTGCATCCGAGCACCCTCGACCTTCTCGACGACCTCGGGCTGTTCCCGGCTTTCGACGCCATCCCGCACACGCGCGTCACACGCGTCGGGATGCCGGGGACCGAGGCATCAGGGGACGCGCCGCCTCTCGTCGATTTCGCGCGGCTGCGGGTGCGGCATCCGTACATCGCGATGGTGCCGCAGTGGGACCTGCTCGACCTGCTTGCGGCCGCCGCGGCGGCCGAGCCCGGCTTCGAGCTGCGGATGGCGCATGAGGTGACAGGTCTCGTGACCGTCGGCGACAAGGCGGTGGGCATCGAGTACCGCGGCCCCAACGGCACCGACGTTCTGCTCGCGGAGCTCGTGGTCGCGTGCGACGGTCGGCATTCGGCGATCCGTTCGGCCGCGGCTCTGCCGGCCCGGCGGTTCCGGGTGCCGTTCGACGCCTGGTGGTTCCGCGTCGAGACGGATACGCGTCAGTTCGAAGGGCTTCTTCCCCGCATCGGTCGCGGTTCGGCAGTCATCTGCATCCCCCGCCGCGGCTACCTGCAGATCGCCTACCTCGGTCCGAAGGGCACCGATGCCGAGCTTCGGGAGCGCGGCATCGAGGCGCTGCGTGAGGAGGTCGCTTCGCTCCTCGACGGAATCCCTGTCGGCGCGGAGGAGCTCCCCAGCATGGATGTCGTGAAGCATCTCGATGTGCGGGTCGATCGCCTGCGACGCTGGTGGGCACCCGGACTGCTCTGCATCGGCGACGCCGCCCACGCCATGTCACCCGTCGGAGGCGTCGGCATCAATCTCGCCGTGCAGGATGCAGTCGCGACGGCGCGCATCCTCGCCGAACCGCTTCGGCGCGGGAGCGTCCGCACGCAGGACCTGGCGCGGGTGCAGCGCCGACGCGCGTTCCCCACCCGCGCGACGCAGGCCCTCCAGCGCATTCTCCACGCCCGGCTGATCCGCCCCGTGCTCGCCGGCCGGATCACCGCCGCGCCGAGGGCAGCAGTTCGGCTCATGCGCACATTCCCCGCGCTCGCGGTGGTGCCCGCGCACATCGTCGGGCTGGGGGTTCGACCTGAGCGTGCGCCGGAGTGGGCTCGGCGCGCCAGAATAGAGCCATGA
- a CDS encoding HpcH/HpaI aldolase/citrate lyase family protein: MPLRLDPTFRDHLAEADRPLAGVWVCSGSALVAEIVAGGGVDWLLIDMEHSPNGLESVLAQLQAVAAYPAAPLVRVPVGDVVVLKQVLDLGAQNILVPMVNTAEEARAVVEAVRYPPRGRRGVGSALARSARWNRVDDYLVNADAYTSVFVQVETAEAVESAGEIAAVDGVDGVFVGPSDLAASMGHLGQQGHPEVVAAVQRAFGAVRAAGKPVGVNAFDSAAARAYADAGASFVLVAADVAVLARAAERVAADWGQAAAVDRASY; the protein is encoded by the coding sequence ATGCCGCTTCGTCTAGACCCCACCTTCCGTGACCATCTCGCCGAAGCCGACCGCCCGCTCGCGGGGGTGTGGGTGTGCAGCGGCTCGGCGCTCGTCGCCGAGATCGTCGCGGGCGGCGGTGTCGACTGGCTGCTCATCGACATGGAGCACTCGCCCAACGGCCTCGAGTCGGTGCTCGCGCAGCTGCAGGCCGTCGCGGCGTACCCCGCTGCGCCGCTCGTGCGCGTGCCGGTGGGCGATGTCGTCGTCCTCAAGCAGGTGCTGGATCTCGGCGCGCAGAACATCCTCGTACCGATGGTGAACACGGCGGAGGAGGCACGCGCCGTGGTCGAGGCGGTGCGCTACCCGCCGCGTGGACGCCGTGGCGTCGGCTCGGCGCTCGCGCGCTCGGCCCGCTGGAACCGTGTCGATGACTACCTTGTGAACGCCGACGCCTACACGAGCGTTTTCGTGCAGGTCGAGACTGCAGAGGCCGTCGAGAGCGCGGGCGAGATCGCCGCGGTCGACGGCGTCGACGGCGTATTCGTCGGGCCGAGTGACCTCGCGGCCTCGATGGGGCACCTCGGGCAGCAAGGGCATCCGGAGGTTGTGGCGGCTGTGCAGCGCGCGTTCGGTGCCGTCCGCGCTGCCGGCAAGCCGGTGGGTGTGAACGCCTTCGATTCAGCCGCGGCACGCGCCTACGCCGACGCCGGTGCGTCGTTCGTGCTCGTCGCGGCCGACGTCGCCGTGCTCGCGCGCGCCGCCGAGAGGGTGGCCGCCGACTGGGGACAGGCCGCGGCAGTCGACCGCGCCTCGTACTGA
- a CDS encoding NAD-dependent succinate-semialdehyde dehydrogenase, translated as MHTERENALLASVPTGLFVDGVWRPGSGGRTIDVVDPATGGRIAQIADATPEDGIAALDAADRAFSNWAATPARRRGEILRRAFDLLQERADDFALLMTLEMGKPLAEARGEVTYGGEFLRWFAEEAPRLDGRYGPNPEGTGRMIVTQHPVGPCFLITPWNFPLAMATRKIAPALAAGCTVVIKPATLTPLTTLAFAALLEEAGVPAGVVNVITTSTSNAVCEPIIRDPRLRKLSFTGSTAVGQTLLAQAAHGVLRTSMELGGNAPFVIFEDADLELAVEGALAAKFRNIGQACTAANRFYVHRALVDEFTARITEQVAGFRVGRGTADGVRIGPLIDAKAVAKVHELVTDAVSRGARVLTGAEPVEGSGTFYAPTVLADVPAGSDILREEIFGPVLTIVAFDDEDEAIALANDTEYGLVSYVYTRDLARGQRMIDRLQTGMMGLNVGVVSNAAAPFGGWKMSGLGREGGAEGIHEYLQTKYTMTP; from the coding sequence ATGCACACCGAACGCGAGAACGCTCTGCTGGCGAGCGTGCCGACCGGGCTGTTCGTCGACGGTGTGTGGCGCCCGGGATCGGGCGGGCGCACGATCGACGTCGTCGACCCGGCGACAGGTGGGCGCATCGCGCAGATCGCCGACGCGACGCCCGAGGACGGCATCGCCGCCCTCGATGCCGCCGACCGTGCCTTCTCGAACTGGGCGGCGACCCCCGCGCGCCGACGTGGCGAGATCCTGCGCCGTGCCTTCGACCTGCTCCAGGAGCGCGCCGACGACTTCGCGCTGCTGATGACCCTCGAGATGGGGAAGCCGCTCGCCGAGGCCCGGGGAGAGGTCACCTACGGCGGCGAGTTCCTGCGCTGGTTCGCCGAGGAGGCCCCGCGACTCGATGGACGATATGGCCCGAACCCGGAGGGCACCGGGCGGATGATCGTCACTCAGCACCCCGTGGGGCCGTGCTTCCTCATCACTCCGTGGAATTTCCCGCTGGCCATGGCGACCCGCAAGATCGCCCCCGCGCTCGCGGCTGGCTGCACGGTCGTCATCAAGCCCGCGACGCTCACCCCGCTCACGACCCTCGCCTTCGCAGCGCTGCTGGAAGAAGCGGGTGTGCCCGCGGGCGTCGTCAACGTCATCACGACCTCGACCTCGAACGCCGTGTGCGAGCCGATCATCCGCGACCCCCGCTTGCGCAAGCTCTCGTTCACCGGATCCACCGCCGTCGGTCAGACCCTGCTCGCGCAGGCCGCGCACGGGGTGCTGCGCACCTCGATGGAGCTCGGCGGCAACGCGCCGTTCGTCATCTTCGAGGACGCGGATCTCGAACTCGCGGTCGAGGGCGCACTGGCGGCGAAGTTCCGCAACATCGGGCAGGCGTGCACCGCCGCCAATCGCTTCTACGTGCATCGCGCGCTCGTGGATGAGTTCACAGCGCGCATCACCGAGCAGGTCGCCGGTTTCCGCGTCGGGCGCGGAACCGCGGACGGTGTGCGCATCGGACCGCTCATCGACGCCAAGGCCGTCGCCAAGGTGCACGAACTCGTCACCGACGCCGTCTCGCGCGGCGCGCGCGTGCTCACAGGCGCAGAGCCCGTCGAGGGCTCCGGAACGTTCTACGCGCCCACCGTGCTCGCCGACGTGCCCGCCGGATCCGACATCCTCCGTGAGGAGATATTCGGCCCCGTGCTCACGATCGTTGCGTTCGACGACGAGGACGAGGCAATCGCCCTCGCCAATGACACCGAGTACGGGCTCGTCTCCTACGTGTACACCCGGGATCTGGCCCGCGGACAGCGCATGATCGACCGGCTGCAGACCGGCATGATGGGCCTCAACGTGGGCGTGGTCTCGAACGCTGCGGCACCGTTCGGAGGGTGGAAGATGTCGGGACTCGGCCGCGAAGGCGGCGCGGAGGGCATCCACGAGTACCTGCAGACGAAGTACACGATGACGCCGTGA
- a CDS encoding GntR family transcriptional regulator, producing MTAELDKAQRAHHHIRERIRSGEYPPGSRLVLSTIAAEAGMSAVPVREAIRMLQAEGVVTFEHNVGARVAHVDEVAYLHIMQSLAVVEGAATALAAPGLSDVALADADAVNGELAALLDHFDSSRYAELNRRFHEILTSTCPNPELVALARAQHARLVTVRDDSCAFTPDGARESVLEHAQLLELIRTHADAQRIEHHMREHRLRASGAFLAGRTPESQKEISDAF from the coding sequence ATGACCGCCGAGCTCGACAAGGCGCAGCGCGCGCACCACCACATCCGCGAACGCATCCGGTCGGGCGAGTACCCGCCCGGCAGCCGCCTCGTGCTCTCGACGATCGCCGCCGAGGCTGGCATGAGCGCGGTGCCCGTGCGCGAGGCGATCCGGATGCTGCAGGCGGAGGGGGTCGTCACGTTCGAACACAACGTCGGCGCCCGTGTCGCGCACGTGGATGAGGTCGCGTATCTGCACATCATGCAGTCACTCGCGGTGGTCGAGGGTGCCGCGACGGCGCTCGCCGCGCCCGGGCTGAGTGACGTCGCGCTGGCCGACGCCGACGCTGTCAATGGTGAACTCGCGGCACTGCTCGACCACTTCGATTCCAGCCGCTACGCCGAGCTCAACCGCCGCTTCCACGAGATCCTCACGTCGACCTGCCCCAACCCGGAGCTCGTCGCACTCGCGCGCGCCCAGCACGCGCGCCTCGTCACGGTGCGCGACGACAGCTGCGCGTTCACCCCCGACGGAGCGCGTGAGTCGGTCCTCGAGCACGCGCAGCTGCTCGAGCTCATCCGCACCCACGCCGATGCCCAACGCATCGAACACCACATGCGCGAGCACCGCCTGCGGGCGAGCGGGGCGTTCCTCGCCGGTCGCACCCCCGAATCCCAGAAGGAGATCTCTGATGCTTTCTGA
- the glmU gene encoding bifunctional UDP-N-acetylglucosamine diphosphorylase/glucosamine-1-phosphate N-acetyltransferase GlmU, producing MTDPRLAVIVLAAGEGTRMRSRRAKVLHPIAGLPMLGHVLATAARLEPAYIEVVVRHQRDQVAEAVLEYSADARIVDQDDIPGTGRAVELAVEALPADFDGDVVVVSGDVPLLDADTLADLIAQHRAAHAAATILSAVLDDATGYGRIVRDADGGVARIVEHKDADDDVRVITEVNSGSYVFAAAALRQTLPQVGTANAQGEKYLTDVVGLLRAASAPVAAVPVADAWRVEGVNNRVQLAEQAARLNQMIVRGHQMNGVSIQDPATTWIDLTVSIGEDTVILPNTRLAGATTIDRDVTIGPDTTLVDCEIGEGAIVKRTDATLALIEAYAEVGPFAYLRPGTILRGGGKIGTFVETKNAEIGRGSKVPHLSYIGDTVVGEKSNIGAGTITANYDGVNKHRTTVGSHVRTGSHNVFVAPVTIGDGVYSGAGTVIRKDVPAGALAMNVAPQRNIEGWVEANRAGTAAAEAAAAAREAQDATATE from the coding sequence ATGACCGACCCTCGCCTCGCCGTCATCGTCCTCGCCGCCGGAGAGGGCACGCGCATGCGATCCCGCCGCGCCAAGGTTCTGCACCCGATCGCCGGGCTCCCGATGCTCGGACACGTGCTCGCCACCGCGGCCCGGCTCGAACCGGCGTACATCGAGGTCGTCGTGCGCCACCAGCGCGACCAGGTCGCCGAGGCGGTGCTCGAGTACTCCGCCGACGCCCGCATCGTCGACCAGGACGACATCCCCGGCACCGGCCGTGCGGTCGAGCTCGCCGTCGAGGCGCTCCCTGCCGACTTCGACGGCGATGTCGTCGTCGTCTCGGGAGATGTTCCGCTGCTCGACGCCGACACGCTCGCCGACCTCATCGCGCAGCACCGCGCCGCCCACGCAGCGGCCACCATCCTCTCCGCCGTGCTCGACGACGCCACCGGCTACGGCCGCATCGTGCGCGACGCCGACGGGGGAGTGGCCCGCATCGTCGAGCACAAGGACGCCGACGACGACGTGCGCGTGATCACCGAGGTCAACTCGGGCAGCTACGTCTTCGCTGCCGCCGCGCTCCGTCAGACGCTCCCGCAGGTGGGCACCGCCAACGCGCAGGGCGAGAAGTACCTCACGGATGTCGTGGGGCTTCTGCGCGCCGCATCCGCTCCCGTCGCCGCCGTGCCCGTCGCCGACGCCTGGCGTGTCGAAGGCGTCAACAACCGGGTGCAGCTCGCCGAGCAGGCCGCCCGACTCAACCAGATGATCGTGCGCGGGCACCAGATGAACGGCGTCAGCATCCAGGATCCGGCCACCACCTGGATCGACCTCACCGTCTCGATCGGCGAAGACACCGTCATCCTGCCGAACACGCGCCTCGCGGGCGCCACCACGATCGACCGCGATGTGACCATCGGTCCCGACACCACGCTCGTCGACTGCGAGATCGGCGAGGGAGCTATCGTGAAGCGCACCGACGCGACGCTCGCCCTGATCGAGGCGTACGCCGAGGTCGGCCCGTTCGCCTACCTCCGCCCCGGCACGATTCTGCGCGGCGGCGGCAAGATCGGCACCTTCGTCGAGACGAAGAACGCCGAGATCGGCCGCGGCTCGAAGGTGCCGCACCTGTCGTACATCGGCGACACGGTCGTCGGTGAGAAGTCGAACATCGGCGCCGGTACCATCACCGCCAACTACGACGGCGTCAATAAGCACCGCACCACCGTCGGCTCCCACGTGCGCACCGGAAGCCACAACGTCTTCGTCGCCCCGGTCACGATCGGGGACGGCGTCTACTCGGGTGCCGGAACCGTCATCCGCAAGGACGTGCCGGCCGGTGCCCTCGCCATGAACGTCGCGCCCCAGCGCAACATCGAAGGCTGGGTGGAGGCGAACCGCGCCGGAACAGCTGCCGCCGAGGCTGCCGCTGCGGCGCGTGAGGCGCAGGACGCGACCGCCACCGAGTAG